In one window of Flavobacterium ginsengisoli DNA:
- a CDS encoding alpha-N-acetylglucosaminidase N-terminal domain-containing protein — MKRVNLKIKNAVPLFVLLFFCALNGYSKNDEKTKSASAVIERLIGSRVNEFELTISENKNQDKDWFEVEATTNLVKIKASNNTALCYASI; from the coding sequence ATGAAAAGAGTGAATCTTAAAATTAAAAATGCTGTACCATTATTTGTACTGTTATTTTTTTGTGCTTTAAACGGATATTCTAAAAACGACGAAAAAACAAAAAGCGCTTCTGCTGTAATAGAGCGATTAATTGGTAGTCGTGTCAATGAGTTTGAACTGACTATAAGTGAAAATAAAAATCAAGATAAAGATTGGTTTGAAGTGGAAGCAACCACCAATCTTGTAAAAATTAAAGCTTCAAATAATACAGCACTTTGCTATGCGAGCATATAA
- a CDS encoding TonB-dependent receptor domain-containing protein — MDQTKQANPDLKWEKTATANIGVDFSILKGKVTGSVDVYDKKTTDMIFNYNVNPVLVPVGTIVANGGTMSNKGIEVSLGATIVKTADFSWNTNLNLAHNKNEIVKLTSPFFVGGDSIRRVQPDGGGQTGSTLQIFKEGKPLGQFFTLKYAGKNADGVSQYYDKNGDLTTTPQIGVDYHYAGSAQPKLLMGWANNFQYKKFDLSIFFRGVFGNKIFNATRADLFRPSTAMTNNILVDAGNESPNDLNSYKYSDRFIEDGSYIRLDNMTLGYNFGKVGNYISSIRIYQTVNNVFVITKYKGIDPEVEQGGTAPGVDSNNFYPKTRTYMFGVNVIF; from the coding sequence ATGGACCAAACCAAGCAAGCAAATCCTGATTTAAAATGGGAAAAAACTGCAACAGCAAATATTGGTGTTGATTTCTCTATCTTAAAAGGAAAAGTAACAGGTTCTGTTGATGTTTACGATAAGAAAACAACAGATATGATTTTTAACTACAATGTTAATCCAGTATTGGTGCCAGTAGGAACAATTGTAGCAAACGGAGGAACAATGTCTAACAAAGGTATTGAAGTTAGTTTAGGCGCAACTATTGTTAAAACAGCAGATTTTAGCTGGAATACTAATTTGAATTTGGCGCATAACAAAAATGAAATTGTTAAATTAACTAGTCCATTCTTTGTTGGTGGAGATTCAATTCGTCGTGTACAACCAGACGGAGGAGGACAAACAGGAAGTACTTTACAAATCTTTAAAGAAGGAAAACCATTAGGACAATTCTTTACATTGAAATATGCTGGAAAAAATGCTGACGGAGTTTCTCAGTATTATGACAAAAACGGTGATCTAACAACTACACCTCAAATTGGAGTAGATTATCATTATGCAGGAAGCGCACAGCCAAAATTATTGATGGGATGGGCAAATAATTTCCAATACAAAAAATTCGATTTAAGTATTTTCTTTAGAGGAGTTTTTGGTAATAAAATTTTCAATGCAACTCGTGCAGACTTATTTAGACCAAGTACCGCAATGACCAATAACATTTTAGTAGATGCTGGTAATGAGTCGCCAAATGATTTAAACTCTTATAAATATTCAGATCGTTTTATAGAAGACGGCAGTTATATAAGATTAGATAACATGACTTTAGGTTATAATTTTGGAAAAGTTGGAAATTACATCAGCAGTATCCGTATTTATCAGACTGTAAATAACGTATTTGTTATTACTAAGTACAAAGGAATTGATCCAGAGGTTGAACAAGGAGGAACGGCTCCAGGTGTAGATTCTAATAACTTCTATCCAAAAACCAGAACATATATGTTCGGTGTAAATGTGATTTTCTAA
- a CDS encoding RagB/SusD family nutrient uptake outer membrane protein encodes MKKILKYLGLPVLLAGLVWSCDDLEVPITTQLTPEVFPQNSTQYIQTTGPVYAAFRGEFSFAWWWSQSLSTDEAILPARGGNWFDNRNYISMHYHDWNPDNGIIGSLWDWSSKVIGTSNQAISILRQTMPEGTDKKTLISELRTMRAISYFMLMDSYGDVPLDTLYGDFTSHAKTPRKQVFEYIEKELKSSVPNLNPASGVTTYGRPNKQTANAMLAKLYLNAEVYTGTARYNECIAACDEVINSNLYVVEPRATYLQMFYPTNGPAMKEFIFAVPYDPAAVTVGFNGQMYHARYDVPRSERAKFGLSYTPSAPRSTLPEFYAYFNDANDIRNKQWLTGLQFMNDGVTPVMVTTTKKGYDQFYTGSDGGAAYTYQVNLTPDIELRQSVTLFDCGNDEIAWNMGYRNVKFYPDASSTNRNQNNDVPFLRYSDILLMKAEAILRGGSVTLGQSVDALVNMVRSNRTTSAALSGVTLEDLYKERSREFAWEAWHRNDMIRFGKYEGSWGYKTNTDTYRRVFPIPTNAMVLNPALTQNDGY; translated from the coding sequence ATGAAAAAGATATTAAAATATTTAGGACTTCCAGTACTTTTAGCTGGTTTGGTATGGTCTTGTGATGATCTAGAAGTGCCTATCACAACTCAATTGACACCTGAGGTATTTCCTCAAAACTCAACACAATATATTCAGACAACAGGACCAGTCTATGCAGCATTTAGAGGTGAGTTTTCATTTGCTTGGTGGTGGTCGCAGTCATTATCTACAGACGAAGCTATCTTACCAGCAAGAGGAGGTAACTGGTTTGATAATAGAAACTATATTTCAATGCATTACCATGACTGGAATCCAGATAATGGTATCATAGGAAGCCTTTGGGATTGGTCATCTAAAGTAATTGGGACAAGCAATCAGGCTATTTCGATCTTAAGACAGACAATGCCCGAAGGAACTGATAAAAAAACTTTGATTTCAGAGTTAAGAACAATGCGCGCTATTTCTTATTTCATGTTAATGGATAGTTATGGAGACGTGCCATTAGATACTTTATATGGAGACTTTACTTCTCATGCTAAAACTCCAAGAAAACAAGTTTTCGAGTACATTGAGAAAGAACTAAAAAGTTCAGTTCCTAATTTGAATCCTGCTTCGGGCGTTACAACTTACGGTAGACCAAATAAACAAACCGCTAATGCAATGTTGGCTAAATTGTATTTGAATGCCGAAGTATACACAGGAACGGCACGTTATAACGAATGTATCGCAGCCTGCGATGAAGTAATCAATTCTAATTTATATGTTGTAGAACCTAGAGCGACTTACCTTCAAATGTTTTACCCGACTAACGGACCAGCAATGAAAGAATTCATCTTTGCGGTTCCTTACGATCCTGCAGCTGTTACAGTGGGTTTCAACGGGCAAATGTATCACGCACGTTATGATGTCCCACGTTCAGAAAGAGCTAAGTTCGGACTTTCTTACACGCCAAGTGCGCCTAGAAGTACACTGCCAGAATTTTATGCCTATTTTAATGATGCCAATGATATACGTAACAAACAATGGCTTACGGGACTTCAATTTATGAATGATGGTGTAACTCCAGTAATGGTTACCACAACTAAAAAAGGTTACGATCAGTTCTACACAGGATCTGATGGTGGAGCGGCATATACTTATCAAGTAAACTTAACTCCAGATATTGAACTTCGTCAGAGCGTAACATTATTCGATTGTGGTAATGATGAAATCGCTTGGAATATGGGATACAGAAACGTTAAGTTTTATCCTGACGCATCTTCAACAAACCGTAATCAAAACAATGATGTTCCTTTCTTGCGTTACTCTGATATTCTTTTAATGAAAGCAGAAGCAATTTTACGTGGCGGATCTGTGACTTTAGGTCAAAGTGTTGATGCATTAGTAAACATGGTTCGTTCTAATCGTACAACATCTGCTGCTTTAAGCGGAGTAACTTTAGAAGATCTTTACAAAGAAAGAAGCCGTGAATTTGCTTGGGAAGCTTGGCATAGAAACGATATGATTCGTTTTGGAAAATATGAAGGATCTTGGGGATATAAAACTAATACAGACACATACCGTCGTGTATTCCCAATCCCGACAAATGCAATGGTTTTAAACCCAGCCCTTACTCAGAATGATGGTTATTAA
- a CDS encoding SusC/RagA family TonB-linked outer membrane protein has translation MEKLKLLLLAFFFGFSINTWAQKTEVSGVVLDDKGIPLPAANILEKGTTNTVTTDFDGKFKFLASNKNATLIISFIGFDDQTVKLDGTKTNYSIKLQSTTTNLEQVVVVGYGKGSRKNLTTSVSSVKAEDLNRGAISDVGQLLQGKVSGLNISSSGDPTKTASVVLRGASTLNSSQGPFYVIDGIPGVDISVISPDDIATIDVLKDAAATAIYGNRAANGVIMVTTKKGSKGRTQVAYNGYFGFEEVSNNLDMMNADQLRAFTTKNNLNFTPENDKGANTNWQKEILRSGRAASSSHNLSMSGGGDHGSYTASITSLNKEGVMLKSDFSRIIARLSVEQYAFNDKVKFGLNVTNSRTKYQNVPQRNTVLLQAASYLPVSPVRNDDGSFFENFVSPGYFNPVALIEHGTDETKTNNLVGNLTAEVKLPFGLTYNLNLAHQRLNTSHGEFYDSYYSQYNSANFYNNPDPPLTKTLVNFGVNGSALRNAYENTNNIIESFFTWDKSIGDHKIKAVLGYSWQENTLGDGFQATTTNFPVDNVGYNNLALSNYTSVNGYVVNFGDSKAYQKTRLIAYFGRLNYNYKDKYLLQGSLRRDGGSMFGANNQWGYFPSVGGAWRVDKESFMKNQNFFSDLKFRGSWGVTGNSSGFNAYTAQFISGSLGTFYYNGQQIGAYGPNQASKS, from the coding sequence ATGGAAAAACTTAAACTTTTATTATTAGCCTTTTTCTTTGGCTTCTCAATTAATACTTGGGCACAAAAAACAGAAGTGTCTGGTGTTGTATTAGATGACAAAGGTATTCCTCTGCCAGCCGCTAATATCCTTGAAAAAGGGACGACTAATACTGTAACGACAGATTTTGATGGAAAATTTAAATTTTTAGCGTCAAACAAAAATGCGACGTTAATAATTTCTTTCATAGGATTTGATGATCAGACTGTAAAATTAGACGGAACCAAAACTAATTATTCGATTAAATTACAATCTACCACTACAAACTTAGAACAAGTTGTAGTTGTGGGGTATGGTAAAGGATCTCGTAAAAACTTAACGACTTCGGTTTCTTCTGTTAAAGCTGAAGATTTAAACAGAGGTGCAATTAGCGACGTTGGACAACTTTTACAAGGTAAAGTTTCTGGTTTGAATATTTCTTCAAGCGGTGACCCAACAAAAACAGCTTCGGTAGTTTTACGTGGAGCTTCAACATTAAACAGTTCGCAAGGACCTTTTTATGTAATTGATGGTATTCCAGGAGTTGATATTTCGGTTATATCACCAGATGATATTGCAACAATCGACGTATTAAAAGATGCGGCTGCAACAGCAATTTATGGTAACCGTGCAGCAAATGGAGTTATCATGGTAACAACAAAAAAAGGAAGTAAAGGAAGAACACAAGTTGCCTACAATGGATATTTTGGTTTTGAAGAAGTTTCTAATAATTTGGATATGATGAATGCAGATCAACTTAGAGCTTTTACAACTAAAAACAATTTGAATTTTACTCCAGAAAATGACAAAGGTGCTAACACAAATTGGCAAAAAGAAATTCTAAGATCAGGGCGTGCAGCGTCAAGCAGTCATAACTTATCTATGAGTGGCGGCGGAGATCACGGAAGTTATACCGCAAGTATTACTTCTCTTAATAAAGAAGGAGTTATGCTAAAAAGTGACTTTTCTCGTATCATTGCTCGTTTATCTGTTGAACAATATGCTTTTAATGATAAAGTAAAGTTTGGTTTAAATGTTACTAATTCTAGAACAAAATATCAAAATGTACCGCAGCGTAATACAGTTCTTTTACAAGCAGCAAGTTATCTTCCTGTTTCTCCAGTAAGAAATGATGATGGCAGTTTTTTTGAAAACTTTGTAAGTCCTGGATACTTTAACCCAGTAGCTTTAATTGAGCATGGTACAGACGAAACTAAGACAAATAATCTTGTAGGTAATCTTACCGCAGAAGTAAAATTGCCTTTCGGATTAACGTATAACTTGAATTTGGCACACCAAAGACTAAATACATCTCACGGAGAATTTTATGACAGCTATTATTCACAATATAACAGTGCCAACTTTTACAACAACCCAGATCCGCCTTTGACAAAAACATTGGTTAACTTTGGAGTAAATGGTTCTGCATTGAGAAATGCTTACGAGAACACAAACAACATTATTGAGAGTTTCTTTACTTGGGATAAATCAATTGGAGATCATAAAATAAAAGCTGTTTTAGGTTACTCTTGGCAAGAAAACACTTTAGGAGACGGTTTTCAGGCTACGACAACAAATTTCCCAGTTGACAATGTTGGGTATAACAACTTAGCTTTAAGTAACTATACTTCTGTTAATGGTTATGTGGTGAATTTTGGAGATAGCAAAGCATATCAAAAAACACGTTTAATTGCTTACTTCGGACGTTTAAATTATAATTATAAAGATAAATATCTTTTACAAGGATCACTTAGAAGAGATGGTGGATCTATGTTTGGTGCAAACAACCAATGGGGATACTTTCCTTCTGTAGGAGGTGCATGGAGAGTTGACAAAGAAAGTTTTATGAAAAACCAAAACTTTTTTAGCGATTTGAAATTTCGTGGTAGCTGGGGAGTAACTGGAAACTCTTCTGGATTTAATGCTTACACAGCTCAATTTATTTCTGGAAGTTTAGGAACTTTCTATTACAACGGACAACAGATTGGAGCTTATGGACCAAACCAAGCAAGCAAATCCTGA
- a CDS encoding mechanosensitive ion channel family protein: MQADISGEKTFLDRVLPNALKVRKLGNVPIGHWGVVVVMTVLTYLLSRLLIFVFIFLLQKIWKKADSEKGNAIIEAFTLPVQMYLTVILFVTLTQRMGISIIVRQRFSIIIITIGIVAFLILLWRLTDFVSMFTRSRMNNRGRASAVSAVLFLSRTMKVAIVVIGIIAILGIIGVDVTAGLAALGIGGIALALGAQKTIENFVGSVSLIADQPLRVGDYCRVDDIKGTVESIGMRSTTLRTPARSIVTIPNGQLSASKIENYAHRDRFIFNPIFGFRMETTPDQMRYLLVELRSLLYAHPSVLNTNPIVRFTGITADSLKVEITAYIEAINVETSQEVQEDLLLRMLDIIEKSGTSLAYPSQTLYMTRDTPVSNEKASRSF; the protein is encoded by the coding sequence TTGCAAGCAGATATTAGTGGCGAAAAGACTTTTTTAGACAGGGTATTGCCAAATGCTTTAAAAGTAAGAAAACTAGGAAATGTACCAATTGGACATTGGGGAGTAGTGGTTGTAATGACAGTGCTTACGTACCTGCTTTCCAGATTATTGATATTTGTGTTTATATTTTTATTGCAAAAAATATGGAAGAAAGCAGATAGTGAGAAAGGTAATGCTATAATAGAAGCTTTTACGCTTCCAGTTCAGATGTATCTGACGGTGATTTTGTTTGTCACTTTAACACAGCGAATGGGAATTTCTATAATAGTTCGCCAGCGATTTAGCATTATAATAATTACAATCGGAATTGTAGCTTTTTTAATTCTGCTTTGGAGATTGACCGATTTTGTGAGCATGTTTACAAGAAGCAGAATGAACAATCGCGGACGTGCTTCTGCAGTATCTGCGGTATTATTTTTAAGTCGTACCATGAAAGTTGCAATTGTTGTAATCGGAATTATTGCAATATTAGGAATTATTGGAGTAGATGTTACAGCTGGACTTGCAGCACTAGGAATAGGAGGGATTGCACTGGCGCTTGGAGCGCAAAAAACTATAGAAAACTTTGTAGGGAGTGTCAGTCTTATTGCTGATCAGCCACTTCGTGTAGGCGATTATTGTAGAGTCGATGATATAAAAGGAACAGTAGAATCTATCGGGATGCGTTCTACAACACTTAGAACCCCTGCTCGTAGTATTGTAACAATTCCGAACGGTCAGTTGTCAGCTAGTAAAATCGAAAATTATGCACATCGCGATCGATTTATATTCAATCCAATTTTTGGATTTAGAATGGAAACTACACCAGATCAAATGCGTTATCTGCTTGTAGAATTAAGGTCATTGCTTTATGCACATCCTTCTGTTTTAAATACAAATCCAATAGTTCGTTTTACTGGTATTACAGCAGATTCTTTAAAGGTTGAGATTACAGCTTATATTGAAGCCATAAATGTAGAGACATCACAAGAAGTGCAAGAAGATCTTTTATTGCGAATGCTGGACATTATAGAAAAAAGTGGCACCTCTCTGGCTTATCCTTCGCAAACGCTTTATATGACTAGAGATACGCCTGTTTCTAATGAAAAAGCGAGCAGAAGTTTCTAA
- a CDS encoding glycoside hydrolase family 125 protein, translated as MQSRRKFIKNASIFSAGLLAVQTDAFGLNSNLFEFPLKDFITKRPPLAERKFTSKAIEVAIVKIKKQIANPELAWLFENCFPNTLDTTVEFEIIDGKPDTYVITGDIDAMWLRDSTAQIWPYIPFVKEDAKLAELVKGVINRQTKCILLDPYANAFYKDFNKESEWKNDITDMKPGIHERKWEIDSLCYPVRLAHGYWKETGDISMFDKQWKDAMKLILKTFKEQQRMDGKGGPYSFMRQTAWATDGVPLSGYGYPVKPCGLIVSTFRPSDDSTLFGYLIPSNMFAIEILGYLVEMFSSPALKDNDLAAEAKELQAQVQKGLNEYGIIDHPKFEKIIAFEVNGYGSFHMMDDANVPSLLSLPYLGAVSPDDPLYLNTRKVVLSENNPFFYKGTAGEGIGGPHTGVDTIWPMSIVLRAITSIDEKEIKSCISTLIKTNANTGFMHESFHKDDVTKFTRKWFAWANTLFGEMIVHTSLQYPQILKDKNL; from the coding sequence ATGCAGTCTCGTAGAAAATTTATAAAAAATGCCAGTATTTTTTCAGCAGGATTATTGGCTGTTCAAACTGATGCTTTTGGACTAAATTCTAATCTTTTTGAATTTCCTTTAAAAGATTTTATAACCAAAAGACCTCCTCTTGCAGAAAGAAAATTTACTAGTAAAGCTATTGAAGTCGCAATTGTAAAAATTAAAAAACAAATTGCAAACCCAGAATTGGCTTGGCTTTTTGAAAACTGTTTTCCAAATACACTAGATACAACTGTCGAATTTGAAATTATAGATGGCAAACCCGATACTTATGTCATTACAGGCGATATTGATGCAATGTGGCTTCGTGATAGTACTGCTCAAATCTGGCCTTATATTCCGTTTGTAAAAGAAGATGCTAAACTTGCCGAATTGGTAAAAGGCGTTATAAATCGTCAGACAAAATGCATTCTCCTTGATCCGTATGCAAATGCTTTTTATAAAGATTTCAATAAAGAAAGTGAATGGAAAAATGATATTACCGATATGAAACCAGGAATTCATGAACGAAAATGGGAAATAGACAGCTTATGCTATCCTGTTAGATTGGCTCATGGCTATTGGAAAGAAACTGGAGATATTAGCATGTTTGACAAACAATGGAAAGATGCCATGAAATTGATTCTGAAAACATTCAAAGAACAGCAGAGAATGGACGGAAAAGGCGGACCATACAGTTTTATGCGACAAACAGCTTGGGCAACAGATGGAGTTCCTTTAAGCGGTTATGGTTATCCTGTAAAACCATGCGGGCTGATTGTTTCGACTTTTAGACCAAGCGACGATTCGACTTTGTTTGGATATCTAATTCCGAGCAATATGTTTGCAATTGAAATTCTAGGTTATCTTGTAGAAATGTTTTCAAGTCCCGCCTTAAAAGATAATGATTTGGCAGCTGAAGCTAAAGAACTTCAAGCGCAAGTTCAGAAAGGTTTAAATGAATATGGAATTATAGATCACCCTAAATTTGAAAAAATCATAGCTTTTGAAGTAAACGGATATGGAAGTTTTCATATGATGGATGATGCCAATGTTCCTTCTCTTTTATCATTGCCTTATCTCGGCGCAGTTTCTCCCGATGATCCTTTGTATCTAAATACTCGTAAAGTAGTACTTTCAGAAAATAATCCGTTTTTTTATAAAGGAACAGCCGGAGAAGGAATTGGAGGCCCTCACACTGGCGTTGATACGATCTGGCCCATGAGTATTGTTTTAAGAGCCATTACAAGCATTGATGAAAAAGAAATTAAAAGTTGTATAAGCACTTTAATTAAAACCAATGCCAATACAGGATTTATGCATGAATCTTTTCATAAAGATGACGTAACCAAATTTACACGTAAATGGTTTGCATGGGCAAATACTTTGTTTGGAGAAATGATTGTACATACGAGCCTTCAATATCCTCAAATTTTAAAAGACAAAAACTTATAA
- a CDS encoding acetolactate synthase small subunit, with product MKNEFTLTIYSEDQLRLMNKLSSMFIRKQIDILSLNMSICEIDKVYRHTIVITETLNTVVNLVAQIEKIIEVFKCYYSSNDEIVSKQTALFKMFTEVFMTNSKMENLLRENNLKVSEIQKEYTILEATGTNEEILDLTKKLNQIGLIEFVKSSRIALMKSYEGFCIEN from the coding sequence ATGAAAAACGAATTTACCCTTACCATTTATTCTGAGGATCAATTAAGATTAATGAACAAATTAAGCTCAATGTTTATAAGAAAGCAAATAGACATTTTGAGCCTTAATATGTCTATTTGTGAGATTGATAAAGTATACAGACATACAATTGTAATAACTGAAACATTGAATACAGTGGTAAATTTAGTTGCACAAATAGAGAAAATTATTGAAGTTTTTAAATGTTATTATTCATCAAATGATGAAATTGTTTCAAAACAAACCGCATTGTTTAAAATGTTTACAGAAGTATTTATGACTAATTCGAAAATGGAAAATTTACTTCGTGAAAACAATCTTAAAGTTTCAGAAATTCAAAAAGAGTATACAATATTAGAGGCTACAGGAACAAATGAAGAAATACTAGATTTAACAAAAAAGCTAAATCAAATAGGATTAATTGAATTTGTCAAAAGTTCCAGAATTGCTCTTATGAAATCTTATGAAGGCTTTTGCATAGAAAATTAA
- a CDS encoding alpha-N-acetylglucosaminidase has translation MRAYNFLRDIGAVLISWEGNRVNLPKDWPKYSKKGSTPFEYREYLNACTFGYTTPWWDWKRWEQEIDWMAMHGINLPTAMEGQEAVWQELWKEYGLTNNQLEAHFAGPAFLPWQRMGNINSLEGPLPQEWFAKKEELQKKILERMRTLDMHPVVPAFSGYVPKAFAEKHPEAKITELKSWSGGGFASTFLLDSKDPLFKKIGKRFIEIYTKMYGKSDFYLADSFNEIEPPVSEHNKYEELSNYGSAVYETINEAAPGATWVMQGWLFGDNKEFWTKEATSAFLSKVPNDKVMVQDYANDRYKVWDNQEAFYGKQWTYGYVHNYGGSNPVYGDLNFYKNELTSLLKNPHRGNIAGYGAMPEGLNNNSIVYEYIYDLPWTKGEQPVNDWLTKYLNARYGQTTSKPVFLAWELLLESVYNVKYWETRWWNDRAGAYLLFKRPTVTITEFKGNPGDKKKLKEALDILTKEAKKYDKKNFIQYDLIDVTRHYYSLCIDEDLIECVKAYQQKDIDQGDLLFKKIEKQVLNIDAVMSGQPLNSLDQWVKSASDYGSSPEVSSLYVKNAKTLITLWGGEGHLNDYASRSWKGMYKGFYWPRWKMFLEALKKSVATNTPFDENKERESIKNWEINWTKSK, from the coding sequence ATGCGAGCATATAATTTTCTTAGAGATATCGGTGCAGTTTTAATTAGTTGGGAAGGAAACAGAGTCAATTTACCTAAAGATTGGCCAAAATATTCCAAAAAAGGAAGTACGCCATTTGAGTATAGAGAATATTTAAACGCCTGCACTTTTGGCTATACAACTCCGTGGTGGGACTGGAAACGTTGGGAACAAGAAATAGATTGGATGGCTATGCACGGCATTAATCTTCCAACTGCAATGGAAGGTCAGGAAGCGGTGTGGCAGGAATTATGGAAAGAATATGGTTTGACAAACAATCAGTTAGAGGCACATTTTGCTGGTCCAGCTTTTTTACCTTGGCAAAGAATGGGAAATATTAATAGTCTAGAAGGTCCTTTGCCACAAGAATGGTTTGCTAAAAAAGAAGAACTGCAAAAGAAAATATTGGAGAGAATGAGGACTTTGGATATGCACCCTGTTGTTCCTGCTTTTAGCGGATATGTTCCTAAGGCTTTCGCCGAAAAACATCCTGAAGCTAAAATTACCGAATTAAAATCGTGGTCTGGCGGTGGTTTTGCGAGCACTTTTCTTTTAGATTCCAAAGATCCTTTATTTAAAAAAATCGGAAAACGTTTTATAGAAATTTATACCAAAATGTACGGAAAGTCAGATTTCTATTTGGCAGATTCATTTAATGAAATTGAACCGCCAGTTTCTGAACATAATAAATATGAAGAACTTTCTAATTACGGAAGTGCAGTTTATGAGACTATAAATGAAGCAGCTCCTGGTGCAACTTGGGTTATGCAAGGATGGCTTTTTGGAGACAATAAAGAATTCTGGACCAAAGAAGCTACAAGCGCATTTTTAAGTAAAGTTCCAAATGATAAAGTAATGGTTCAGGATTATGCCAATGACAGATATAAAGTATGGGATAATCAGGAAGCTTTTTACGGTAAACAGTGGACTTACGGTTATGTACATAATTATGGCGGATCGAATCCTGTTTATGGCGATTTGAATTTTTACAAAAATGAATTGACAAGTCTGCTTAAAAATCCGCATAGAGGAAATATTGCAGGTTATGGAGCAATGCCTGAAGGTTTAAATAATAATTCGATTGTATACGAATACATTTATGATCTTCCGTGGACTAAAGGAGAGCAACCTGTAAATGATTGGTTAACTAAATACTTAAACGCAAGATACGGGCAAACGACTTCTAAACCTGTTTTTCTAGCGTGGGAATTATTATTAGAATCTGTCTATAATGTCAAATATTGGGAAACACGTTGGTGGAATGATAGGGCTGGAGCGTATTTGTTATTTAAACGTCCAACAGTAACCATTACAGAATTTAAAGGAAATCCTGGAGATAAGAAAAAACTAAAAGAGGCTTTGGATATTTTAACCAAAGAAGCAAAGAAATATGATAAAAAGAATTTTATTCAATATGATTTAATAGATGTTACAAGACATTATTATTCATTATGTATTGATGAAGATTTAATAGAATGCGTAAAAGCATATCAACAAAAAGACATTGATCAAGGCGATCTATTATTTAAAAAGATAGAAAAACAAGTTTTGAATATCGATGCTGTAATGTCAGGTCAGCCATTAAACAGTTTGGATCAATGGGTAAAATCGGCTTCAGATTATGGTAGTTCGCCAGAGGTTTCTTCATTATATGTAAAAAATGCCAAAACATTAATTACGCTTTGGGGCGGAGAAGGACACTTGAACGATTACGCTTCTAGATCTTGGAAAGGAATGTACAAAGGATTTTATTGGCCAAGATGGAAAATGTTTTTAGAAGCTTTAAAAAAATCTGTTGCCACAAATACTCCTTTTGATGAAAATAAAGAAAGAGAATCAATTAAAAATTGGGAAATTAATTGGACAAAAAGCAAATAA